One genomic segment of Hevea brasiliensis isolate MT/VB/25A 57/8 chromosome 3, ASM3005281v1, whole genome shotgun sequence includes these proteins:
- the LOC131178418 gene encoding 60S ribosomal protein L18a-like protein, translating to MNVVEERHSTIVVEEVYQNPPQQRNGVAQGFVINNEPSAPPPPPPPPPPITVVNTNVYVNPGEHVTEIVGTLISLSNLNDAAGFKVRSFRLSKSEGTSETEEQKSSTAPRRLPCCGIGVGWFLFMVGWFLCGIPWYAGAIILLCSKVDPRERPGYIGCSILEKEVLTLDNIIALVQALVITVIVIILAAKGKF from the exons ATGAATGTAGTAGAAGAGAGGCACAGCACAATTGTAGTCGAAGAGGTGTATCAGAATCCTCCACAACAACGAAATGGCGTGGCTCAGGGATTTGTTATCAATAATGAACCTTCAGCCCCTCCGCCTCCTCCACCGCCTCCTCCGCCCATAACTGTCGTCAACACCAATGTGTATGTAAACCCTGGAGAACACGTCACAGAAATCGTAGGTACATTAATTTCTCTATCAAACCTTAATGATGCAGCTG GCTTTAAAGTAAGAAGCTTCAGATTATCAAAATCCGAAGGAACATCAGAAACAGAAGAGCAAAAATCATCAACAGCACCTCGAAGACTTCCATGTTGCGGTATAGGTGTTGGCTGGTTTTT GTTTATGGTGGGGTGGTTTCTTTGTGGCATCCCTTGGTACGCTGGGGCAATTATTCTACTTTGCTCGAAAGTGGATCCCCGTGAGAGACCTGGATATATTGGCTGCTCCATTCTT GAGAAGGAGGTACTAACTCTAGACAATATTATTGCTCTTGTGCAGGCTCTTGTAATTACTGTTATAGTCATTATCCTGGCCGCAAAAGGGAAATTCTGA
- the LOC131178419 gene encoding 60S ribosomal protein L18a-like protein, translated as MNVVEERHSTIVVEEVYQNPPQQRNGVAQGFVINNEPSAPPPPPPPPPPITVVNTNVYVNPGEYVKEVTGYVAVISEPDLPCCGIGVGWFLFIVGWLLCGIPWYVGAIILLCSKVDPREKPGYIACSIIAIIVTILAIIMAATGKDYQ; from the exons ATGAATGTAGTAGAAGAGAGGCACAGCACAATTGTAGTAGAAGAGGTGTATCAGAATCCTCCACAGCAACGAAATGGTGTGGCTCAGGGATTTGTTATCAATAATGAACCTTCAGCCCCTCCGCCTCCTCCACCGCCTCCTCCGCCGATAACTGTCGTCAACACTAATGTGTATGTAAACCCTGGAGAATACGTCAAAGAAGTCACAG GCTATGTTGCTGTTATATCGGAACCTGATCTTCCATGTTGTGGTATAGGTGTTGGCTGGTTTTT GTTTATAGTGGGGTGGCTTCTTTGTGGCATCCCTTGGTACGTTGGGGCAATTATTCTACTTTGTTCGAAAGTGGATCCCCGTGAGAAACCTGGATATATTGCCTGCTCCATTATT GCTATTATAGTTACAATTTTAGCCATCATCATGGCTGCAACAGGGAAAGATTATCAATga